The Oryza brachyantha chromosome 7, ObraRS2, whole genome shotgun sequence genomic interval TTCAACATTATCTCTTATATTCTCTCTTCTATCTCTTATTTCTTGTCCAACCAACACAGTCAACCACAACCGTGCCGTTCTTCCAAAGACAAGTACCGTGGTACTCACTCAactactacatccgtttcataacgtaagatatttgacttttttttacaacgtttgaccattcgtcttatttaaaaatttagtacaaatataaaaaataataagtcatgcttaaagttcttttgataataaaagtaagtcacaagcaaataaataaatgatattttcataatttttaaataaaacaaatagtcaaatattatataaaaaaagtcaaacaacttacgttatgaaatggagggagtataacatTGCATGCAGGCTTGGAGGCCTTAATTGAAAtcattttgtatatatttttattgcaatTGTACCACTTGTACCTACCACTCAACTAGATTGTTGTCGTGGAACACGTGCATGCGGATTGAATCCAAATAAATGAATTGAATCCACTCAAAAGTAGGTAAGAGCGGGACCTGGATAGCTAGGTACGTAGACATTTGATTCTCACCACATAAAACACGATTTAGATACAATCTACTGATCTCCTCCCCTTTcaaagttcatttttcagtttctaAATACAATCTCTgcctcttcgtcttatttgatttttttacgacatatttatattgttattagatgataaaatatgaataatattttacatgcGATTAatgtttttgagtttttcttacaaattttataaataatacagACGGCCAAATGCTGAAcatagaaatcgaaaaatgaattttctttaTGAGACGGATGTAGTGGCTAGTTGAGTCTTGAGTGGTGGATGCAAgggtatacatatatactcttCAAAGCAAGCCCATCAATTTAGAAAAGTCAAAcagcatatttgtaaatagaaaataattttgaatagaacttttgtatatttattcttagcgatctaaaaataaacttcggtaaaaaaaactcaatgttaactccaaatttaaagttaaaaatttaaatggtaTATAAGTACAAGCAGAACCGAAAAGATGGAGGTgaaaatagatatatatgaCTTCAGGGttcaagcatgcatgcaacttgCATTAAATAAATTCAGGTACTTAGCTATGCATGTTTCGTTTGCTATATATAATCCAGCTATATACATTCTCTCAACGTGTAGCAGTGCAAACTGGAAGATTTGTTCCATAGTGGGATTACTAGCTAGTTAGCTATAGCGCATGGAGAAGAGCAATATTTTGCTATGGCCACATTCATACATAGCTCTCTGTGCTGGTACACTAATCATGGGATGGTTAGTTCACTGGGTATACAGATGGACGAACCCTCCATGCAATGGGAGGCTTCCTCCTGGCTCCATGGGCTTCCCTGTTGTTGGTGAGACATTGCAGTTCTTCAAAGCAAGCCCATCAATTGACATGCCAAGCTACTACAAGAGCAGACTGGAGAGGTTAGAGATCTACTCTATCTATTTTTTGAATGTATCATGcggttgattttggatttaatgTTCGACCATtcgttttttaaaagaatttaccataaatatgtgaaaatatatGTCGTacttaaaagtatttttaatgatgaaACAAAGTCACAACACAATAATGATACTTGCATATCTTTTTCAATAACATGAATGGTTGAACATCGTGTAATTCAATAGCTCAGCtcgtatatttaaaaacagatGCAGTAACAGTTTATATTTCGACCGCGTTCATTCATACCGACTAATAAGCCGgattctctctttttcacAAGCACGTTTCCTAAGCTGTTAAACGGTAtgtgttttgcaaaaattttctatagaaagaaatattttagaaaaatcatatcaatccattgttattttttttgtaattaataactaatatgTTAATCTCATGCTATGCTCTCTGCGCCGGTTACCTACCCAACCCAAGAACGCAGCGGCCTTACTTTGCAACAAAGACCACAACAATATGTTGACATGAACAAAGCAATACACCCAATTTTAGACCATGATAATGGTCGATCTGGGACCGATTGAACTGAtcagttttttctttaatgcAATGGTCATCATCAGGTATGGGCCTCTCTTCAAGACCAGCCTGGTAGGGCAGCCCCTGGTGATCTCCCTGGACCCAGAGGTGAACAGGTTCGTGTTCCAGCAGGAGGGCAAGCTGTTCCGGAGCTGGTACCCGGAGACCGCCAACCGGATCTTCGGCAAGAGGAGCCTCACCACGTACAGCGGCGCCTTTCACAGGTTCATCCGCAGCGTTTCGGCCAGGCTCTTCGGGCCTGAAAACCTGAAGGAATCGCTCCTCCCTGAGCTGGAGAGCTCCATGAGGGAGAGCTTCGCGTCATGGGCGACTCAACCCAGCGTTGAGGTGCGGGAGGGCATATCTGACGTAAGTTTCTATATACTCGAAGATGCATTTATTCAATTAATTCCACACTGAAGTGTATGTGATagtagtttgatatatatggcTTGTAGTAGGCTAAGTCTGTGTTATTTTTCTGGATGAAGACTAAAGATTATCTATCTCTTTTTTTAGCTGTTTAATAATAGTATGAATGATAGAATTAACtgctataaagttaaaaatctgcTTTAGAAAGATATGATTATGAActtctgtatatatatattttttttaataaatattaccGTGAACAGTTCAGGAAACTTGCGTGTAAAAACTgaggaaaaaactaaaaaaaaggtTGGGCAAAAGAACATCGTGCAAGTGTCACAGATAGAGCTCTTTTATCGCcttgacatattttttatgtaaaaacttaaaaaccacCAAATACTATATATCtaaaggtaccaaaattttacactaaaattttttttttactatcgtTAAGATGGCACCTTAATGTAccatattttgtattttgtagtgtaagtatcaaaattttacaataaaatgGTACCTCTATATGCTTTCTCaaataccataaaatttctcttacACTGAACTTAAGGATGATAAAGTTTCTCTTACAGATAAAGAATGCACTATAACAGTGTTGAGGTCTCATCTCTGCCTACCATCTTGTTGATGCTTTACTAATGGTTTGTATTTTGCAGATGATCTTCGACCTCGTAGCGAAGAAGATGATTAGCCTCAACGTCGCCCAGTCAAGAGAATTGAGAAAGAACTTTAACGAGTTCTTCCAGGGGATGGTTTCTTTCCCAATATATTTCCCAGGGACATCTTTCTACAGATGCATGcaggtatatatttattgatcaaTTTTATGGTCCTTAAGAAGGTACCGATAGGCACcgaaattttagtgtaaaatttaaggtACCTacatgtactaaattttatattaagatTTTAGTTTCTCTCGGTACCTACTACTCAAGTACCGTAAAATTTCTCATATTTATTTGGTCCGAGCCAGCTTGATCAGGACATATTCATTCACTTTATGATCCTGGAATTTATAGTTATTCATGTTATATATCCTGGTTAATTTTATTGATTCCCTAATGAAGGGTAGAAGAAATGTGCGGAACACACTGGCTAATTTGATGAAGGAGAGGCTAAGTGCACCTGGAAAAAAGCATGGCGACCTTGTTGACCTGATTGTTCAAGATCTACAGGGCGAAAAGCCAGTGATTGATGAAAATTTTGCAATAGATGCACTTGCTGCTATCTTGTTTACGAGCTATGCAACACTATCATCGACGTTGACCGTGGCTTTGAAGTTCCTCACCGACAATCCTAAAATTGTTGAAGAGCTCAAGGTCTGTAATTTGAGCACTTacttttatcgtagtttattttgggttttatcgtagtttatttttcagcacttacttttatattattaagaatacatacacaattttttatttataaattattttttgttaacaaatatgtcatcttggatttttcaaaaaaaaacagacaatGAGGGCGTAAGGTAGAATTCAGGGGTTTAAATGTACTAATCCCACAAGGCACCATTGCAGGAGGAGCACGAAACCATACTAAAGAAACGAGAGGGTGTGACCTCCGGGTTCACATGGGAGGAGTACAAGTCCTTAAAATTCACTACGCAGGTTATTTTACTTAAATATGTATGCTTATATTTGAAGGATCATTGGTGCCACCATGCATGATGCTTTTGTTAATTTGAGATTGACCTTGTTTGTTTTACCTGAAGGTTATGAATGAAATTACTCGAATTAGTAATGTTGCACCTGGAGTTTTCAGGAAAACACTAACAGACGTCCAAGTCAacggtaaaaaatattatgcataGCCTACTATTACTATCactgtatttatatttttatagatgacGTCGttagatttttattatatatttgaccaCTCGTCATATTCAAAAACTTAGATAATTATAAGTTGTATTGTTGTGATtcgatttattactaaatgtattATGATTATAACTTcaatttccatatttttttgaataaaacgttTTTTAAACTTGCaccaaaaagtcaacaacattaaatatagagggagtactattcACGATACATCTGGCTACATGATTGTTTATTAGaatatttggtttttctaCAGG includes:
- the LOC102708814 gene encoding cytochrome P450 87A3-like; protein product: MGFPVVGETLQFFKASPSIDMPSYYKSRLERYGPLFKTSLVGQPLVISLDPEVNRFVFQQEGKLFRSWYPETANRIFGKRSLTTYSGAFHRFIRSVSARLFGPENLKESLLPELESSMRESFASWATQPSVEVREGISDMIFDLVAKKMISLNVAQSRELRKNFNEFFQGMVSFPIYFPGTSFYRCMQGRRNVRNTLANLMKERLSAPGKKHGDLVDLIVQDLQGEKPVIDENFAIDALAAILFTSYATLSSTLTVALKFLTDNPKIVEELKEEHETILKKREGVTSGFTWEEYKSLKFTTQVMNEITRISNVAPGVFRKTLTDVQVNGYTIPSGWLVMISPMAVHLNPKLFENPLKFDPWRWTEEKRSSLLKNYMPFGGGIRLCLGADFSKLFISLFLHILVTEYRWNEIEGGEVVRISEIMFPQGYHIQLVPRT